In a single window of the Drosophila albomicans strain 15112-1751.03 chromosome 3, ASM965048v2, whole genome shotgun sequence genome:
- the LOC117568713 gene encoding microtubule-associated protein Jupiter-like yields MSQSNPNTLYVEKESDNIMYSRNPITGTGLNGDGVGGLKPKIPKTRVGNPVTGEGYRPGHTDVEDLRKVHRRQATFTENRP; encoded by the exons ATGAGCC AATCAAATCCTAACACATTGTATGTAGAGAAGGAATCGGACAATATTATGTATTCACGCAATCCGATAACTGGAACTGGGCTCAATGGCGATGGTGTCGGTGGGCTGAAGCCCAAGATACCAAAGACTAGAG TGGGCAATCCAGTGACGGGGGAAGGCTATAGACCAGGACACACTGACGTTGAAGATTTGCGCAAGGTTCATCGGCGTCAAGCAACGTTCACAGAGAACCGTCCGTAG